Proteins from a genomic interval of Streptococcus sp. D7B5:
- a CDS encoding AI-2E family transporter, translated as MEHKEKHFSLSWFFKWFLDNKAITVFLVTLLLGLNIFILSKISFIFLPVLDFLGVVMLPVILSGLLYYLLNPIVDWMEKHKINRVLAISIVFVIIGLFIIWGLAVAIPNLQRQVLNFAKNVPTYLEDADKVINDLVTKRLPDDFRPQLEQVLSNVSSEATMWASKISSQAVNWVSAFISSVSQVIVAVIIVPFMLFYLLRDGKGLRDYLTKFIPNKLKEPVGQVLSDVNKQLSNYVRGQVTVAIIVAIMFIIFFKIIGLRYAVTLGITAGILNLVPYLGSFIAMLPALVLGLIAGPVMLLKVIIVFIVEQTIEGRFVSPLILGSQLNIHPINVLFVLLTSGSMFGIWGVLLGIPVYASAKVVISAIFNWYKKVSGLYEEEGEEIKSEQ; from the coding sequence ATGGAACATAAAGAGAAACATTTTAGCCTATCTTGGTTTTTTAAGTGGTTTTTAGATAATAAAGCCATCACTGTATTTTTAGTAACCTTGTTACTGGGGCTAAACATTTTTATTCTAAGTAAGATTAGTTTTATCTTTTTACCAGTTTTGGATTTTCTAGGAGTTGTCATGTTGCCAGTTATTTTATCTGGTTTACTTTATTACCTCCTCAATCCGATTGTTGACTGGATGGAGAAGCACAAGATCAATCGTGTCCTTGCCATTAGTATTGTTTTTGTTATTATTGGACTCTTTATCATTTGGGGGCTGGCAGTCGCAATTCCTAATCTGCAACGTCAAGTCTTAAATTTTGCGAAGAATGTGCCGACATACCTGGAAGATGCTGATAAGGTGATCAATGACCTTGTAACCAAACGCTTGCCAGATGATTTTAGACCACAGTTGGAGCAGGTTCTTTCCAATGTTTCTAGTGAGGCGACTATGTGGGCCAGCAAAATCTCTTCTCAAGCTGTTAACTGGGTTAGCGCCTTTATCAGTAGCGTTTCCCAGGTCATTGTAGCGGTTATTATCGTACCCTTCATGCTCTTTTATCTTTTGAGAGATGGGAAAGGCTTGCGGGATTACCTAACTAAATTCATCCCAAACAAGTTAAAAGAACCTGTCGGACAAGTTTTGTCAGATGTTAATAAACAGTTATCAAACTATGTTAGAGGGCAGGTTACAGTTGCTATTATCGTGGCAATTATGTTTATTATCTTCTTTAAGATTATTGGTCTCAGATATGCTGTAACTCTGGGGATCACGGCTGGTATCCTTAATCTAGTACCTTATCTAGGTAGTTTTATAGCGATGTTGCCTGCTTTGGTTTTGGGCTTGATAGCAGGACCTGTGATGCTTTTGAAAGTGATTATTGTCTTTATTGTTGAACAAACGATTGAAGGTCGCTTCGTTTCTCCGCTTATTTTAGGTAGTCAGCTAAACATCCATCCCATCAATGTCCTCTTTGTTCTCCTAACTTCAGGGTCTATGTTTGGTATTTGGGGAGTCTTGCTGGGAATTCCTGTCTATGCCTCCGCTAAGGTGGTTATTTCTGCTATCTTTAACTGGTACAAAAAGGTCAGCGGTTTGTATGAAGAAGAAGGGGAGGAAATCAAGAGTGAACAATAG
- a CDS encoding tetratricopeptide repeat protein, with protein sequence MNNSQRMLQALDEQDLSKADQYFRKALETDSTEVLYELASYLEGIGFYPQAKEIYQHIVTEFPEVNLNLATIASEDGNVEEAFVYLEEITPDSDWYVSALVLKADLYQLEGLTDVAREKLLEALNYSEDPLLIFGLAELDSELENYQEAIQGYAQLDNRSIYEQTGISTYQRIGYAYAQLGKFEAATEFLEKALELEYDDQTAFELASLYFDQEEYQKSVLYFKRIDTISPDFEGYEYGYSQALHKEHQVEEALRIAKQGLEKNPFETRLLLAASQFSYELHDPSGAEQFLLTAKEDAEDTEEIFLRLATIYMEQERFEDIIALQSQEPENLLTKWMIARSYQEIEDLDKAYELYQELSSGLKDNPEFLEQYTYLLRELGQFEEAKVQAEAYLKLVPDDVQMQELIETL encoded by the coding sequence GTGAACAATAGTCAACGCATGCTCCAGGCTTTGGATGAACAGGATTTAAGTAAAGCAGATCAGTATTTTCGCAAAGCGCTTGAAACTGATTCAACCGAAGTTCTCTACGAATTAGCAAGCTATCTAGAGGGAATTGGCTTTTATCCTCAAGCAAAAGAAATTTACCAACATATCGTTACAGAATTTCCAGAAGTGAATCTGAACCTAGCAACCATTGCTAGTGAGGATGGAAATGTTGAGGAAGCCTTTGTTTACCTTGAGGAAATCACACCTGATAGTGATTGGTATGTATCAGCTTTGGTATTGAAAGCAGATCTCTATCAGTTGGAAGGATTGACGGATGTGGCGCGTGAAAAGTTGCTGGAAGCTCTGAACTACTCAGAGGATCCACTCTTAATCTTCGGTTTGGCAGAGTTGGATAGCGAGCTAGAAAATTATCAGGAAGCTATTCAGGGTTATGCTCAATTAGACAATCGCTCTATCTATGAGCAAACGGGTATCTCAACCTATCAGCGAATTGGCTACGCTTATGCTCAGTTAGGTAAGTTTGAAGCTGCAACTGAATTCTTAGAAAAAGCTTTAGAATTAGAATACGATGACCAAACTGCCTTTGAACTGGCTAGTCTTTACTTTGACCAAGAAGAGTATCAAAAATCTGTTCTTTACTTTAAGCGGATTGATACCATTTCACCTGATTTTGAAGGATATGAATATGGTTATAGTCAAGCTTTGCATAAGGAACATCAGGTGGAAGAGGCCCTTCGTATCGCTAAACAAGGTTTGGAGAAAAATCCATTTGAAACTCGGCTCTTACTAGCTGCTTCACAGTTTTCGTATGAATTGCATGATCCTAGTGGTGCTGAGCAGTTTCTTCTTACTGCAAAAGAAGATGCAGAGGATACAGAAGAAATTTTTCTTCGCCTTGCAACCATTTATATGGAACAAGAGAGATTTGAGGATATTATTGCTCTTCAAAGTCAAGAACCTGAAAACCTTCTGACCAAGTGGATGATTGCTCGTTCTTACCAGGAAATTGAGGATTTAGATAAGGCTTATGAGCTCTATCAAGAACTGTCATCTGGCCTCAAGGACAATCCAGAATTTTTAGAGCAATATACTTATCTCCTGCGTGAATTGGGACAATTTGAAGAAGCCAAAGTGCAAGCTGAAGCTTATTTAAAACTCGTTCCAGATGATGTTCAAATGCAAGAACTCATAGAGACACTTTAA
- a CDS encoding FctA domain-containing protein, with protein MKKINKKLSHAFMALLLVASVFIPVLRTSNVVKAAELPSSSYTLTTVPTINNNKLVDGAEYGEGKFYLQTTYKFDNSTTLKNGDFMVYKVPNEFKIESDSTTEIFGNDGVTKVAELTTNKSANTATVTVSNEDYFANLPEEKQISALFTVVWADNVELNKSYPIDIPGAGVYNLTRIVPDEDPTGFTKWGVQDTNDPNYINWYIRVNKYANPYEGVSIQDTIPEGQVLASEITGYYFTEWGKDEHHPLLNPSHIVVQDSNRFTITPNGNGDLINQGLYVVYKTRITAPVDNTTKKAFNNVKITTSTENFDVEGFAPLTTTEGISSGSRSTEVSFEVSKQLKGKDLAAEEFSFQLLDPNGSVVETVKNDKDGKVKFKAVKFSTVGTYKYQIKEVNDQKPGFAYDDKTINAEVTVTDVYGEKFASVKYDNKVFVNSYSAKSATTSITAKKVLNGKTLEADKYEFELKEGDKLVATAKNAADGTVAFPAIEYTTAGTHTYTITEKDGGEAGVTYDKNAYTVTVKVADNGQGQLVATVTGNNPTITNTYVAETPGSSDNKPKQPEENKELPNTGTSEMTILFTVVGVVLAFGSILLFRFKKVK; from the coding sequence GTGAAAAAGATTAATAAAAAACTTTCTCATGCATTCATGGCGCTATTGTTAGTAGCTTCAGTATTTATCCCAGTACTAAGAACTAGCAATGTGGTTAAAGCTGCTGAACTACCATCTAGTAGCTATACGCTAACGACAGTACCGACAATTAACAATAATAAGTTAGTTGACGGTGCAGAGTATGGTGAAGGGAAATTTTACCTTCAAACCACTTACAAATTCGACAACTCAACAACGTTGAAGAATGGTGACTTTATGGTTTATAAAGTTCCAAATGAATTCAAAATTGAATCAGATTCAACTACTGAAATTTTTGGTAACGATGGAGTCACTAAAGTTGCTGAGTTAACGACAAATAAGTCTGCAAATACAGCGACTGTGACGGTAAGTAACGAAGATTATTTTGCTAACTTACCTGAAGAGAAACAAATTTCGGCCTTATTTACTGTTGTATGGGCTGATAATGTTGAACTCAATAAATCATATCCAATCGACATTCCTGGAGCAGGAGTATACAATTTGACTCGTATTGTTCCAGATGAGGATCCAACAGGATTTACTAAATGGGGAGTTCAAGATACGAACGATCCAAATTATATTAATTGGTATATTCGCGTAAACAAATATGCTAATCCTTATGAAGGCGTTTCGATTCAAGATACAATCCCTGAAGGGCAAGTATTAGCTAGTGAGATTACAGGTTACTACTTTACTGAATGGGGTAAGGATGAGCATCATCCTCTTTTGAATCCAAGTCACATTGTTGTTCAAGATTCTAATCGCTTCACTATTACTCCAAATGGTAATGGTGATCTAATCAACCAAGGTTTGTATGTAGTTTATAAGACTCGTATCACAGCTCCAGTTGATAATACAACAAAGAAAGCTTTCAATAACGTTAAAATTACGACTTCGACTGAAAACTTTGATGTAGAAGGTTTTGCACCATTAACCACAACTGAAGGTATTAGTTCAGGTTCACGTTCTACAGAAGTTTCATTTGAGGTTTCTAAGCAGTTAAAAGGAAAAGACTTAGCTGCTGAAGAATTTAGCTTCCAACTACTTGATCCAAACGGATCAGTTGTGGAAACTGTTAAGAATGATAAAGATGGCAAAGTGAAATTTAAAGCCGTTAAATTCTCTACAGTGGGTACTTATAAGTATCAGATCAAAGAAGTTAATGATCAAAAACCAGGTTTTGCTTACGATGATAAGACTATTAACGCAGAAGTTACTGTAACAGATGTTTATGGTGAGAAGTTTGCAAGTGTTAAATATGACAATAAAGTTTTTGTAAATTCGTATTCTGCTAAATCTGCAACAACTTCAATTACTGCTAAGAAAGTCCTAAATGGTAAAACTCTTGAGGCAGATAAATATGAATTTGAATTGAAAGAAGGCGACAAACTTGTAGCAACAGCTAAGAATGCTGCAGACGGAACAGTTGCTTTCCCAGCGATTGAATACACTACTGCAGGAACTCACACATACACGATCACTGAAAAAGATGGTGGTGAAGCTGGTGTAACTTATGATAAAAATGCTTATACAGTAACAGTAAAAGTTGCAGACAATGGTCAAGGTCAACTTGTAGCAACAGTTACAGGTAATAATCCAACCATCACAAATACTTATGTTGCTGAGACTCCGGGTTCTTCAGATAACAAACCTAAACAACCAGAAGAAAATAAAGAGCTACCAAATACTGGTACATCTGAAATGACTATCTTGTTTACTGTTGTAGGAGTAGTACTTGCATTCGGTTCCATTCTCTTATTCCGTTTCAAAAAAGTTAAATAA